TGGTGCCGGTCGCGGCGGCGAAGCGGCGGGCGAAGGACCGCTTGCTCATCATGGCGCGCCGGGCCAGTTCCGCGACGGGCAGCGGCTCGTCGAGGTGCGCGCGGGTCCAGGCCAGCACCTCGGACAGCCGCTCGTCCTGGCAGTCCGCGGGGACGGGGGCTGCCAGGTACTGGGCCTGCCCGCCGTCGCGGTGCGAGGGCAGTACGAGGTCCCGCGCGATGGCGTTGGCCGTCGCGGCCCCGTGCTCCCGCCGCAGCAGGTGCAGACAGAGGTCGAAGCCGGCGGCGGCGCCCGCGCCGGTGGCGATCCGCCCCTCGTCGACGTAGAGGGCGTCGGCCTCGACGGCCACGTCCGGGTGCCGGTCGGCCAGCAGCCCGGCGAAGCGCCAGTGGGTGGTGGCCCGCCGCCCGTCGAGCAGCCCGGCGGCGGCCAGCGCGAACGCCCCGACGCAGTGGGCGGCGACGAGCGCGCCGCGCGCGTGCGCGGCCGACAGGGCGTCGAGCACGGCGGGCGGGGGCGGTGTGCGGAAGTCGGCCCACGGCAGGGCGATCACCAGATCGGCGCCGGCCAGCCGCTCCAGCCCGTACTCGACGGCGACGGGCACCCCGACATCGGTGACCACCGCCCCGGGCCGCTCGGTGCACAGCCCGAAGTCGAACCGCGGCAGCCCCGCCCCGCGCACCCCGAACACCTCGGCGACGATCCCGACGGCGAGCATGCCGACCCCGGGCGGGGCGTAGGCGGCGACGGTGGCGAAAGGGAGCATGCGGGGAAGTCTGCCAAATGCGGCTGGCACGATTCCCGCGATCAGTGGCAGCTGTGCCACTCGTGAACGCGGCTTCCCGCGGCCAGGATTGAGCACATGACGAAGACGCAGACGGACACGCAGACGGCCACGCTGACGGACATGCCGGCGAACACCCCCGCGGACGCCCCCACGGACGCACCGCTCGGCCGCACCGCCACCTACACGATCCTGACCACCGGCTACACCCTCTCCACCGGCCCCGGAGTCGCCGCCACCGTCTCCTACGTCTCCGACGGCGACCGGCACGTGATCGTCGACCCCGGCATGGTGGCGAGCCGCGACCGCATCCTCGGCCCGCTCGCGGAACTCGGCCTCGGCCCCGACGACATCACCGACGTCATCCTCAGCCACCACCACCCGGACAACACCATGAACGTGGGCCTCTTCGGGCAGGCCCGGGTCCACGACCACAAGGCCATCTACGAGGCCGACCAGTGGACCGACCGCGACGCGGAGGGCTACGAACTCACCCCTTCCCTCCGCCTGATCCGCACCCCGGGGCACAGCCCCGAGGACATCACCCTCCTCGCCGGGACGGGCACGGGCACCGTCGCCTTCGTGGGCGACCTGTGGTGGCGTCCCAACGGCCCGGTCGACGACCCGGTCGCCCCGGACCACGACGTCCTGCGCACCTCCCGCCTCCGGGTGCTGGCCGCCACGGACGTGATCGTCCCCGGCCACGGCCCCGCCTTCCCGGCCGACGAAACGGCGCCGCTGTAGAACCTAGCCGTGGTCGTAGACCGTCACCTCGACGTCGCGCGCACACAACTGCTCTTCGATCAGCGGCTCGATGCGCGACCACTTGCCGCCGGCGAGCCCGCACCCGATGCGCGGCATGTGCACACTGGCCCCGAGCTCGACGGCATGCCCGGCCAGCGCACCGAGGCAGCGCTCCACCGCGTCGTAACGTATCGGCGGCCCGCCGCTGCCGGTCCGTATCCCGCGCTGTCCGACCATGTTGGCGACCCACACATCGGGCTTGACCCGCACCAACTGCACGGCCCCCAGCCCGAAATCGTTCCCACTGCGCCCCCGATGCCACGCCCGGAACGCAGCCTCGGGCTCGGGCCACCGCTTCGAAACGGCCAGCACGAACCCCTTCCCCCACCCGCCGATGTCATTGCACACGTGCGCGATGACCTTGGGCCCCTTGGCCTGCGGGCTTGTGGCGTCTCCGGCGATGATCCTGAGCGGCTGCATCCCCTCACGGTAGGCGCGACCACTGACAACGAGGGGAGAGAGGCGAGGCCGCTTGTGGCGGCTGTTTTCGTCGGCTCCTTCGCCTGACCGCCGTACAGCTCGATATGACCGTCATTTGGGGCCGTTTCCGCCCCGGACGGCGGTCAGACGCCGTCATCGAGAAGCGCGTAGCGATCTGTCGCGGCTTATGACCAGCCACAGACTGCCGCAGACGCCGTCGTGGAGGAGCGCGTAGCGATTTGTGGCGCCTATCGGGGGCTGAGGTGCTTGTGGTCGGTGCTTGGCGGCGGGTGGCCGCCTCCCCGGCCCGGAGACCAGGGCTGACGGTCTCGGGCTCGGGCGCGCCCCCTGCCGGAGCAGGGCCGGACGTCCCTGACCGCCCCGCCCCCGTCCTTTCTCCCCCGGCCCGTTCTTTTGGGGGTTTCCCGGCAGTCTTCGTTTTTCCGGGGCGGGGCGGTCTGTCAAGGGTGGCCGAAGGCCATCGCGAAGCGACGCGACGACGAAGGAGGAGCGCCCTTGACAGGCCGTCACGACACGGAAGGACGATGAGACTGACGGGAAATCCCCAAGCCCTTCCTGATGCCGCCCAGGAGCAGCCGCCGCCCCTACCCCACCGCCCTCACGAACGTGTCCAGTTCGGCCGTCACCCGCTGCAGCACCCCCGCCGACCGGACTGCGTCGCCCGGGATGAGGAGCGCGTGGTCCGCCGACGGGATCTCCACTACGCGGTGCGGGAGTTCACCCGCGACCCGGGCGTCCCAGAGGGCGTCGGCCGTGCCGCCGACCAGGAGGGTCGGGGCCTTGGTGCGGGTCAGGGCGTCCGCCACGCGGGGCGAGGTGAGCAGTGGGGTGAGCCACGCCGCCGGAAGGTTCCGGTCGGCGGCGAAACCGGCGGCGAGGGAACCCAGCGACTTGCCGACGAGCAGGCGACAGGAACCGCCTTCCGCGTCGACCGCCGCCGCGACCTGCGCCTCCACCCACTCCGACCGCTCCGCGGCGGTGAACCCGCGGAACTCCCCCGGGATCCGCCACCACAACTGCTGGACGGTCCAACCGTGCTGGAGCAACACCAGCCGTGCGTAGTCGAGCAGAGGGTGCGCCGGCGAGTAGCCGACGCCCGGGACGATGACCGCGACGCGGTCGGCGTCACCCTCGAAGCGTGTACGGGCGGGCGTGGGTGAGAGGGAGGGCGAGGACGTCGTCATGGCCGCAGGTTAGTCACGATCACTTGCCCGGAGCCCCGCATTTCCGTTTAATAAATGAACAGTCATTCATTTATTCGGAGGTGCAGCCCCGTGCCCGGTCGCCCGCGCGGTATCGACGACGCCGCGATCCTTCACGCCGCCGTCGGCGTCATGGGCCGCACCGGCCCCGCTCGGCTGACGCTGGCCGCCGTCGCCAAGGAGGTCGGGCTGGTGCCGGCCACCCTGTCGCAGCGGTTCGGGTCCAAGCGCGGGTTGCTGCTGGCCCTGTCGGAGCGGGGCGTGGACGAGATCGGGCGCCTCCACGCGCACGTCCGGGCGGAGCACGCCTCGCCGCTGGAGGCGCTCGCCGCGCTGACCGGCGGGGCGTGGAGCGCGGTGGTGACGCCGGAGGAGTTCGCCAACCACATGGCGTTCCTGTGCTCCGACCTCGCCGACCCGGAGTTCCACCGCCTGGCCCTCGCCGCCGAGCAGGCCCAGCAGGCGGCCGTGCGCTCCCTGCTGGCCGAGGCCGTCGCGGCCGGGGAGCTGCGCCCGGACACCGACACCGCCGGGCTCGCCCGCGCCGTCCGGCAGGCAACCACCGGGGCCTCGGTGCTGTGGGCGGTGGACCGGGAGGGGACCCTCACCGGGCGCCGGCTCGACGCACTCGCAGCCACCCTGCACCCCCACCGACCGAAGGAGACCCCCCAGTGAGCAGCACGAGCAGCGTGAGCGGCACGACGACCCCGTCCGGGCGGGCGTTCCGTACCGCCGTCACGATCGGGGTCAGCCTCGACGGGTTCATCGCCCGCACCGACGGCGACATCGAATGGCTGACCTCGTACGCCGAGGAGGAGGTCGGGGACACCGGCTACACCGAGTTCATGGCCGGGATCGACACCCTCGCCATGGGCCGGAACACCTACGAGAAGGTGCTGACCTTCGGCTTCTGGCCGTACGAGGGCAAGCGCGTGGCCGTCCTGAGCACCACGCTGACCAGCGACGACGAGCGGATCACCGTGTACCGCTCCCTCGACGAGCTGCTGGCCGGCCTGACCGCCGCAGGGGCGAAGAGCGTGTACGTGGACGGCGGCAAGGTCGTGCAGACCTTCCTCCGCGAGGGCCTGCTGGACGAGCTGACGATCACCACCGCGCCCGTCCTCATCGGCACGGGCATCCCCCTGTTCGGGGAGCTCGCCGGCCGGGACGTGAAGCTGACCCTCGCTTCGACCAGGGTCCTGGGCGCCGGCTTCACGCAGGCCACGTACACGGTCTGACCGGCCTCACGAGGCGCCGATGTAGATCGCCAGCAGGAACACCACAAACAGCACTCCCGCCAGCATGAGACCCCCGACCAAGGCCATGATCACCGTGCCCACGCGTTCGGCCGTCATGCCGTGGTCCGCCGGCTTCCATTCGTGTTGGTTCATGCCCCAAGCCTCCCCGCCGGACGGGGCGGGCCGCATGAGCACGCGTACTCAGACCGGCACTCAGACCGGCCTCAGACTCGCGCTCGGCGCCGGCACTCAGCCCCGCGAGGTGACGAGCGCAACACCCCCCGCCGCTCCCCCAGCCACCCGCACCCATTCCGCAGGCCGGAGCGCAGGGCGGCCCCGGATTCCAAGGGTGGGCGGCATCGCCACCCTCCCATCGCGCGAAACGGGACATATCACTCCCCTCTCGTTCGGCTGAAATGGCTCGGCGGGCAGCCCGGCGGCCCCGTAAGCTCCCGTCATGCAGGTGATCCAGTCAACGAAACTCGCCAATGTCTGCTACGAGATCCGCGGACCCGTCCTCGAAGAGGCGATGCGGCTCGAAGCAGCAGGTCATCGCATCCTCAAGCTCAACACCGGCAACCCCGCGGCCTTCGGCTTCGAGTGCCCGCCGGAGATCCTTGAGGACATGCTCCGCAACCTGGGCACCGCCCACGGCTACGGGGACGCGAAGGGGCTGCTCTCCGCGCGCCGCGCGGTCATGCAGCACTACCAGACCAAGGGCATCGCGCTGGACGTCGAGGACATCTACCTCGGCAACGGGGTCTCCGAGCTGATCCAGATGTCGATGCAGGCGCTGCTCGACGACGGCGACGAGGTGCTCGTCCCGGCTCCGGACTACCCGCTCTGGACGGCCTCCGTGAGCCTCGCCGGCGGCACGGCCGTGCACTACCGCTGCGACGAGCAGTCCGACTGGATGCCGGACCTCGCCGACATCGAGCGCAAGATCACCGACCGCACCCGCGCGATCGTGATCATCAACCCGAACAACCCGACCGGCGCCGTCTACGACGACGAGATGCTGCGCGGGCTCACGGACATCGCGCGCCGCCACAACCTGGTCGTCTGCTCGGACGAGATCTACGACCGGATCCTCTACGACGGAACCACGCACACCAACACCGCCGCCATCGCGCCGGACCTGCTGTGCCTCACCTTCAACGGGCTCTCGAAGAACTACCGCGTCGCCGGCTACCGGGCCGGCTGGATGGCGGTCTGCGGCCCGAAGAAGAACGCCTCCTCGTACATCGAGGGCCTCACGATCCTGGCGAACATGCGCCTGTGCGCGAACATGCCCTCGCAGCACGCCATCGCCACCGCCCTGGGCGGCCGGCAGTCGATCGAGGACCTGGTGCTGCCGGGCGGGCGGATCCTGGAGCAGCGCGACGTCGCGTACGACCTGCTCACCCAGATCCCGGGCGTCACCTGCGTGAAGCCGAAGGGTGCGCTGTACGCCTTCCCGCGGCTGGACCCGTCGGTCTACAAGATCAAGGACGACCGGCAGATGGTCCTGGACCTGCTGCGGGCCGAGAAGATCATGGTCGTGCACGGTACGGGCTTCAACTGGCCCGAGCCCGACCACTTCCGGATCGTGACCCTGCCGAACGCGAAGGACCTGGCCGACGCGGTGACCCGGATCGGGAAGTTCCTCGACGGCTACAGCCAGCCGTAGGCGGCCCCACCCGGGCCAGCGCCCGAGCCACCGCCCGAGCCCCTGCCCCGTTCATGAAATTTCCGACCTGACACACTCAAGCGATCAACAGGATTGAGCTCAACTTTAGACCGGATCCAATGTAGGATGGTCTCCTGACCCACGCAGGAGGCCTCCTCATGTACGAGCCGATCCGCACGAAGTCGGTCGTCCACCGCATGGGCGCCGCCGCGGGCAACGACTTCCCGCACCGCAGCCGCGGCGAGGCGCTGGACATCCAGCTCGCCGGGCACCTGGCGGCGCTGCTCGCCGTGACGGACGAGCTCGGGCTCACCGAGAGCGCCCGCGAGATCGCCGCCCAGGTCACGCGGCTGCGCGGTGCCGCACCCGCCCGGGCCCCGCAGGCCGCCGAGGCCGGGGACGCCGCGGCCCTGCACCAGCGCGCGCACGACCTCGCCGCCCGCACCCTGCTCGTCGCCGCGTCCCGCGCCGACACCACCGTGGCGATCCTCGCCGCCAAGCACATGGACGCCCACACCGCCGCCATCGAGTCCCTGAACCTGGCCGGCACCCCCTGACGGCCCCGGTCCGGGGCCGCGGAGGCTCCGGACCGGGTGCCATATCCCTGCGGGGAGCTCGGCGGGGCCGTACGGCGACCCTCGGAGCCGCCCGTGCCCTACCGGGTCCGCAGTAAGCGGGTCAGCGGGGTCAGTTCTCCAGGCGCACCGGCATCAGGAGCGAGAACGCGTCCTCGGTGTCGGTCCTGCGGATCGCCAGGGGCGCCGTGGGAGAGCCGAACTCCAGAACCAGCCGGTCCTGGCCCGCTGCCCCCAGGGCGTCGAGCAGGTACTCACGATTGACGGCCACGTGGTCCTGACCCGCGTCCTCGTCTTCCCCGCAGACCGTCACCACGCCGTCGGCCGTCACCCCGAGCACGCTGAGGTCACGGGACACGCCGTCCTGCTCGCCCGCCTCGCTCTCACGGACGGGGCCGGTCCGCAGCGCCTCCCGGAAGGCCGCGACGTCGACGAGGGCCCGGCGCCCCGCCGGCAGCCGGACGAGGCGACGGTAGTCGGGGAAGTCGTGGTCGAGGTGCCGGCCGGCCGTCTGTCGATCCCCCGCCTCCAAGGCCACCCGGTCACCCTCCACGGTGAGAACCACGGTGGGGACCGCGGTCGCGCCGTCACTCAGCAGTGCACGCATCGCGTCGGCGAGCGGGGACGGGACGATGACCTGCACCCGGGGCCCGTCGTGCCCGGTGGCACCGGCGCGTGCGACGGCCAGCCGGTACCGGTCGGTGGCCACGACACGGAGCTCGTCCCCCTCGATGTCGAACAGGATCCCGCCGAGCATCGGCAGCTCGGGGTCGGCACTGGCGGCGAACCGGACGGCGTCCAGTGCCTCGGCCAGCTCGCGTGCGGAGACGGTCGATCGGAGGGTCGTGGTGAGGGGCGTGGTGCGGAGCGAGGTCATGGGGTTCTCCCTGCGTTCGAGTAGTGCTCGGATCGTGGAGAACTCGACGCGGGCATCGGCCAGCCCCGTTTCGAGACGGCGCAGGTGCGCCTGGAGCAGGGTGCGCACCAGATCGGTGTCCGCACCGGACCAGCCGGCCAGTACCAGCCGGATGTCCGCCAACGGCATGCCCGCCCGCCGCAGCCGGGCCAGCAACCGGGACTCCTCCAGCTGCTCGGGGCCGTACCAGCGGTAGCCGCTCACGGGATCCACCCAGGCCGGGACCAGTAGGCCCGCGCCGTCGTAGAACCGCAGGGCGCTCACGCCCAGCCCGCTGTCCCGGGCCATCTCGCCGATACTGCGCATCTCGCTCTCCACACCCGGGACTCTGGGCCCTCCACCAAGTCGAGGGTCAAGAGCGGGCCGACTCGCATCCATGCCGGACAGCATGCCTGCGGGCAGGGCGGCGCGAGGAACCGCAGGTCGGGAGCGGACCGGGCCTGGGCTGCGGCGGCCGGCGCCGGGTTACGGCGGCTGGCGCGGGGTTACGGCGGCTGGCGCGCGGTTACGGCGGCTGGCGCGGGGTTACGGCGGCCGGCGCGGGGTACAGCCGCCGGCGTCGTGTACGGCGGCCGGCGCCGGGTTACGGCGCGGCCGTGAACTCCGCGTCGGCGACCCCGCACCACGGGGTCGCCCCCGCCGGCCAGACCGGGCCGAGCGCCTCCGCGCGCTCCATCGCCGCCGGGGCCACCCCGGGGATCTTCACCAGGGACTGCGCGGTACGGCTGCCCGGCGCCGCGACGGCGCGGTCGCGGAACTCCACCGTGACCACGTACGCGCCGGGCCCCTCGGCCCGGCCCGTCGCCTCCACCGCCGCCAGCACCCGCCGGCTCGCCGGATCGATACGGCACCCCGTGACCCGTACGTACTCCACCGCCGGCCGCGGCGCGGCCGCCCGCGGACCGTCACCGCTCGCCCACACGTACAGGCCCAGCGGGGCGAACACCAGCAGCCCCGCCAGCGTCACCAGACCCACCAGCCAGCCCTGCCATTTCAACGCGCTCACGCCCATGGCACGATCCTCCTCGGCGACCGCCCCGCCCACCAGCACCGGCGGGCCCACACAGCATTTCGAAGTGGGACCGCCTGGACACCTGACGTTCATTCAACTCCGCGCGGAATGTGGGTTTCCGCGAGCACGCTGCACTCGTGAGACGCATCCTAGGAATCGTCCTGGGCCTCCTCCTGATCGGCGGCGTCGCAGCCGTCGTCCTCCTCAAGGGGCAGGACCCGGAATCCACGGCAACGAAGACCGTGCGTGGCGTCATCGGCTCGGAGAAGTCCGACTTCTTCCGCGACCCGGACGTCGTCAAGGCCCTGAAGGAAAAGGGCTACACCGTGAAGGCGGAGTCCTCCGGCTCCTGGGCGATGGACCAACTCGCCCTCAAGGAGTACGACTTCGCCTTCCCCAGCAGCAGCGAGCCCGCCAAGGAGGTCGCGGCCGCCGCAGGGGTCCAAGGCGCCCAGGAGACCAAGCCCTTCTTCTCCCCCGTCGTCGTCATCGCCCGCCCCAACGCCGCCAAGATCCTCGGCGACGCCGGCCTCGTGAAGATGACGGGCACGAACACCGGGACCCTGCTCATGGGCCCCTACCTCAAGGCCGCCTCGGAGGACCGCAACTGGCAGCAGCTGGCCGGGGCCTCCGCCCACCCCGAACTGACCGGCAGGGTGTTCATCAAGACCACCGACCCGGCCACCTCCAACTCCGGCGCGCTCTTCCTCGCCCTCGCCTCCAACGTCGCCAACGGCAACAACATCGTCGACGACGACGCCGCGGTCGAGCGCACCGCGCCCCTGATGCGCAAGCTGATCTCCGTCCAGGGCTCCCTGGAGCCCAGCACCGACGGCCCGTTCCGCGCGTTCATCAGCGGCAGCGGCGAGCCCCTGATCCTGGCGTACGAGTCCCAGGTGGCCTCCATGCTGCTCCAGCGGCAGGACCCGGGCGAGATGGTCGTGCTCTACCCGGACACCACCGTCAACACGGCGCACACCTTCGTCCCGCTGAACGAGAACGCCCGCGACCTCGGCACCCTCCTCACCACGGACCCCCGGCTGCGCGAGCTGGTCATGCAGCGCGGGTTCCGCCCGCAGCAGGGCCTGGCCGAGTTCACCGCCGTCACCGCCCCGCACTCCGCCTACCTCAACCCGGGCCTGACCGGCATCCGCCAGGTGAACACGCCCACCGTGAAGATCCTGATGGCGCTGGCCCAGCGCGCCAAGGGCTAAGGGGGACCGACACGATGACACTGACACCACCAGAGGGCGGCACGTTCGTCCTCAGCCCTCCCGAGCCCGTCGCACCCGTCCGCCCCGAGCAGGCGTCCGGCCTGGTCCCGCTCCAGGACGGCGTGCGCGAGGAGATGGCCCGCCGCGCCGAGGAGTACATCGGCCGGCTCGCCGGGATCGACACCCGCTCCCCCGAGTTCGCGACGAAGATCGGCGAGATCGCCGGGCTCGGTACGGCCGACATTCGCAGCGCCGCCCAGCAGTCCAACCGAATGCTGGAGCGGGCCGTGCGTTCCCTCGGCTCGGACGGCGGCGGGGACGCCCAGGCCCGCGTCGCCGGCTCGCTCGTCGAACTGCGGCGCACCGTCGAGGACCTCGATCCGCGGGACGCTCCCGCCAAGGGGTTCGGCAAGCTGCTCTCGAAGCTGCCGGGCGGCAACAAGTTCCGCGACCACGTGGCGAAGTACGCCTCCTCCCAGGCCACCCTGAACCGGATCGTCGGCGCGCTGCGCGGCGGGCAGGACGAGCTGCGCCGCGACAACGCGGCGCTGCACACCGAGCGGGCCCGGCTGTGGGAGACGATGGGCAAGCTCCAGGAGTACGCGGTCCTCACCGAGGCGCTGGACACGGCCGTCGGACAGCGGATCGCGGAGGTGGCGGCGGCGGGCGACGCGCCGGCCGCCGACGCGATGCGGGCGGACGTGCTGTTCCCGGTGCGGCAGAAGCACCAGGACCTGCTGACGCAGCTCGCGGTGTGCGCGCAGGGGTACCTGGCGATGGATGTCGTACGGAGGAACAACGACGAGCTGATCAAGGGCGTCGACCGGGCCGCGACGACGACGGTGTCGGCGCTGCGGATCGCGGTGATGCTGGCGTCGGCCCTCGACCACCAGAAGAAGGTGATCGAGCAGGTCAACGCGCTCAGGGGGACGACCGAGGAGCTGATCCGAGGGAACGCGGAGATGCTGTCCTCGCAGAGCGGGGAGATCCAGCGGATCGCCGCCGATCCGGCGGTGGGCGCGGAGACCCTGCGGGCGGCCTTCGGGCAGATCTACAAGACGCTCGACGCGATCGACACGTTCAAGGTGCAGGCGACGGAGAGCATGGCGGCGACGGTGGAGTCCCTGACGGACGAGTTGCGGACGGCGTCGGAGTACTTGGCGCGGACGCGGACGGCCAGTGCCCTTGAGGGGGGTGGCCGGTGAGCGCGGCTGAGCGGGACGGGCGGCCGCTGCGCGGGGCCTCTTCCCCACCCCGCCCCTTCCCGAACTGGGGCTCCGCCCCAGACCCCGCTCCTCAAACGCCGGAGGGGCTGAATTCTGCCCGGCGGAGCCGGAAGGTGCGGCGGGGATGGGTGGCAGGGTTGGCGTTCGCCGTTCTCGCCGTTGCGACCGGGTGCAGTTCCGACGAGCCCTCCAAGGAGGCCAAGCCCACGGTCTACAAGGAGGGCACCCTGCGGGTGTTGGCCTCCAGTGAGCTGGCCGACATGAAGCCCGTGCTGGAGCAGGCCGAGAAGGCCACGGGGGTCAAGGTGGCCCTCACCTGGTCCGGGACCCTCGATGCCGTGGAGCAGGTCGCCTCCGGGAAGGCCGACGGGAAGTACGACGCGGTCTGGCTGGCCTCCAACGACTACCTGCGGCTGCGCCCCGAGGCCGCCGGGAAGCTCGCCAACGAGACCCCGGTGATGTCCTCGCCCGTCGCCCTCGGCGTCAAGCCCGAGGCGATGACCCGGCTCGGCTGGCAGCCCGAGGCGGTGACCTGGGCGAAGGTCCACGAGGCCGTCGCCGCCGGGAAGCTGACGTACGGGATGACCGATCCGGTGCGGTCCAACTCCGGGTTCTCCGCCCTGATCTCCGTGGCCTCCGCGCTCTCCGGCGCGCAGGCAGCGCTGACCGACGCGGACGTGAAGACGGCGCAGCCCAAGCTGAAGGAGTTCTTCTCCGGGCAGAAGCTGACCTCCGGTTCCTCGGGCTGGCTGGCCTCCGCCTACGCCAAGCGCGGGGACGTGGACGCCCTCGTCAACTACGAGTCCGTGCTCCTCGCCATGAACCGGGACTCGAAGACGAACCTGCAGGTGATCCGGCCGTTGGACGGGGTCGTCACCGCGCACTACCCGCTGACCCTGCTGACCTCGGCCCCGGCCGGGGCCCGCGAGTCGGGGCGGGTGCTGACCGACCACCTGCGCGGGGCGCAGGTTCAGCAGGCGATCACCGAGCAGACCTTCCGCCGCCCGGTCGTCTCCGGGGTGTCCCCGGCCGCCGGGCTGGGCGTGGAGAAGCGGCGCGAGCTGCCCTTCCCGGGCTCGCGGCCGGTCGCCGACGGGCTGCTGGCCTCGTACGAGAACGAGCTGCGCCGGCCCTCGCGGACGGTGTACGTGCTCGACACCTCGGGCTCGATGGCCGAGGAGGACCGCATCGGGCGGCTGAAGTCGGCGCTCACCGATCTGACGGGCACGGGCACCTCGGAGACCGGGCACCGGTTCCGGGACCGCGAGGAGGTCACGCTGCTGTCGTTCGGGTCGAAGGTGAAGGCGATCCACCCCTACGTGGTCGAGCCGGGCAGGCAGGCCGCCTCCCTGGACGCGATCCGCGCGGACATCGGCGGTTTGAGGCCGGAAGGGGGTACGGCGATCT
This genomic window from Streptomyces sp. NBC_01351 contains:
- a CDS encoding substrate-binding and vWA domain-containing protein; translated protein: MAGLAFAVLAVATGCSSDEPSKEAKPTVYKEGTLRVLASSELADMKPVLEQAEKATGVKVALTWSGTLDAVEQVASGKADGKYDAVWLASNDYLRLRPEAAGKLANETPVMSSPVALGVKPEAMTRLGWQPEAVTWAKVHEAVAAGKLTYGMTDPVRSNSGFSALISVASALSGAQAALTDADVKTAQPKLKEFFSGQKLTSGSSGWLASAYAKRGDVDALVNYESVLLAMNRDSKTNLQVIRPLDGVVTAHYPLTLLTSAPAGARESGRVLTDHLRGAQVQQAITEQTFRRPVVSGVSPAAGLGVEKRRELPFPGSRPVADGLLASYENELRRPSRTVYVLDTSGSMAEEDRIGRLKSALTDLTGTGTSETGHRFRDREEVTLLSFGSKVKAIHPYVVEPGRQAASLDAIRADIGGLRPEGGTAIYSSLEAAYQHIGKGGSDAFTSIVLMTDGENTEGVGAKHFDSFYAGLPEAQKNTPVFAVLFGDSDRKELTHITDLTGGRLFDATEGNGSLDGAFEEIRGYQ
- a CDS encoding toxic anion resistance protein — its product is MTLTPPEGGTFVLSPPEPVAPVRPEQASGLVPLQDGVREEMARRAEEYIGRLAGIDTRSPEFATKIGEIAGLGTADIRSAAQQSNRMLERAVRSLGSDGGGDAQARVAGSLVELRRTVEDLDPRDAPAKGFGKLLSKLPGGNKFRDHVAKYASSQATLNRIVGALRGGQDELRRDNAALHTERARLWETMGKLQEYAVLTEALDTAVGQRIAEVAAAGDAPAADAMRADVLFPVRQKHQDLLTQLAVCAQGYLAMDVVRRNNDELIKGVDRAATTTVSALRIAVMLASALDHQKKVIEQVNALRGTTEELIRGNAEMLSSQSGEIQRIAADPAVGAETLRAAFGQIYKTLDAIDTFKVQATESMAATVESLTDELRTASEYLARTRTASALEGGGR